From a single Gemmatimonadota bacterium genomic region:
- a CDS encoding CoA transferase, whose protein sequence is MPLSGLTVVALEQAVTGPFCSRQLADLGARVIKIERPDGGDFARGYDGALHGLSAYFAWLNRGKESVVLDLKTASGRAAMTRLVRRADVFVHNLAPGSVERLGLGYEVLAAVAPRLIWAGISGYGPDGPYRDKKAYDMLIQAEAGVVSLTGTPDAPAKVGISVADIAAGLYAYSSVLAALRQRDRTGRGDRIDISMLECLVEWMTPQLYVQLGTGAPPPRAGLRHNMIVPYGAYRCADGNVMFAIQNDREWRRLCDVVLGRAELADDPRFAANTDRLANRRELELLIETIFGTLSVAAVIERLERGEIANAVVNDVAAVVAHPQLAARGRWTELESFLGPIPALLPPHNLASAPPRMDRVPALGEHTAAVLAEVEQSGGSFSE, encoded by the coding sequence ATGCCACTCTCGGGCCTCACGGTCGTCGCGCTCGAACAGGCGGTGACCGGGCCGTTCTGTTCCAGGCAACTGGCCGACTTGGGCGCCCGGGTCATCAAGATCGAACGGCCGGACGGCGGCGACTTCGCGCGCGGCTACGACGGAGCCCTGCATGGACTGTCGGCCTACTTCGCGTGGCTCAATCGGGGCAAGGAGAGCGTCGTCCTCGATCTCAAGACCGCATCGGGGCGGGCGGCCATGACACGGCTGGTGCGGCGCGCCGACGTTTTCGTCCACAACTTGGCGCCCGGATCGGTCGAGCGCCTCGGGCTCGGCTATGAGGTTCTGGCGGCGGTGGCGCCCCGGCTGATTTGGGCAGGGATCTCCGGGTATGGTCCCGATGGCCCGTACCGGGACAAGAAAGCCTACGACATGCTGATCCAGGCGGAGGCGGGTGTCGTCAGCCTAACGGGTACGCCCGATGCGCCGGCCAAAGTCGGGATCAGCGTCGCCGATATCGCGGCCGGCCTCTACGCCTACTCGAGCGTGTTGGCCGCGCTCCGCCAGCGTGATCGGACCGGTCGCGGCGACCGGATCGACATTTCGATGCTCGAGTGCCTGGTCGAATGGATGACGCCCCAGTTGTACGTCCAACTCGGCACCGGGGCGCCGCCGCCTCGGGCCGGCCTCCGTCACAATATGATCGTTCCGTATGGCGCCTACCGCTGCGCTGACGGCAACGTGATGTTCGCGATTCAGAACGACCGCGAATGGCGCCGGCTCTGCGACGTGGTCTTGGGCCGGGCCGAGTTAGCCGACGACCCGCGCTTCGCTGCTAACACCGACCGGCTGGCCAATCGGCGGGAGCTCGAGTTGTTGATCGAGACGATCTTCGGGACGCTGTCCGTTGCCGCGGTGATCGAGCGGCTCGAGCGGGGCGAGATCGCCAACGCGGTGGTGAACGACGTGGCCGCGGTCGTGGCCCATCCGCAACTTGCCGCGCGGGGGCGGTGGACCGAACTTGAGTCGTTTCTCGGGCCGATTCCCGCATTGCTCCCGCCGCACAACCTGGCCAGTGCCCCGCCGAGAATGGACCGGGTGCCGGCCCTCGGTGAACACACGGCGGCGGTCCTGGCCGAGGTTGAGCAATCCGGCGGGTCGTTTTCGGAGTGA
- a CDS encoding FAD-binding oxidoreductase: protein MPQVVIVGGGIIGGSIAYHLALRGCTDVIVLERSEAPATGSTARSAAGVRHQFATEMNIRLSRYSIERLSRFTEEVGGYAELHQVGYLLLVTDPAAWPAFQGQAELQRRLGVPTELLGPADIERLVPGTRVDDVIGATYCPLDGYCDPYGVAMGYVKRAQELGVTVACDSPVTTVHRAGDRVTAVETPNGRIGCDMLVNAAGPWAGAVAALAGLEVPVLPYRRSIYMTEEFPVLPDGMPFTFDVSSGFYIRKEGRGMLFGLSNQDEPSSERIDVDWDWLGTVLEAGVSRFPALEDARLAEKKCWAGLYEITPDHMPIMGRHPDLPNYVDASGFSGHGVMHAPATGLLMAEEILEGRARTIDVDELRITRFAEQSGAVETNIF from the coding sequence ATGCCTCAAGTCGTCATCGTCGGCGGCGGCATTATCGGCGGCTCGATCGCGTACCATCTGGCCCTCCGCGGGTGCACCGATGTGATCGTGCTGGAACGGTCGGAGGCGCCGGCCACCGGCAGCACCGCCCGCTCGGCGGCCGGGGTCCGGCACCAATTCGCCACGGAAATGAACATCCGGCTCTCGCGGTACAGTATCGAGCGGCTGAGCCGGTTCACCGAGGAGGTTGGCGGGTACGCGGAACTCCACCAGGTGGGTTATCTCCTCTTGGTCACCGATCCGGCGGCGTGGCCGGCGTTTCAAGGGCAGGCCGAGCTCCAGCGGCGGCTAGGGGTCCCGACCGAACTACTCGGCCCTGCCGACATCGAGCGGCTGGTGCCGGGAACCCGGGTCGACGACGTCATCGGGGCGACCTACTGCCCGCTCGACGGGTACTGCGATCCGTACGGCGTGGCGATGGGCTACGTGAAGCGGGCCCAGGAACTCGGCGTCACGGTCGCGTGTGATTCGCCGGTGACCACGGTACATCGAGCGGGCGACCGGGTCACGGCCGTGGAAACGCCTAACGGCCGGATCGGGTGCGATATGCTGGTCAACGCCGCGGGTCCGTGGGCTGGTGCAGTGGCGGCGCTGGCGGGGCTCGAGGTCCCGGTGCTCCCCTATCGGCGGAGCATCTATATGACAGAGGAGTTTCCAGTCCTGCCGGATGGGATGCCGTTCACGTTCGACGTCTCGAGCGGATTTTACATCCGAAAAGAAGGGCGGGGCATGCTCTTCGGATTGTCAAACCAGGACGAGCCGTCGAGTGAACGGATCGACGTCGATTGGGACTGGCTCGGCACCGTGCTCGAGGCGGGGGTCAGCCGGTTTCCGGCGCTCGAGGACGCCCGGCTGGCTGAGAAGAAGTGCTGGGCCGGCCTCTATGAGATTACGCCAGACCACATGCCGATCATGGGCCGCCACCCCGATCTGCCTAACTACGTCGACGCCAGCGGATTCAGCGGCCACGGCGTGATGCATGCGCCGGCCACCGGGCTGTTGATGGCGGAGGAAATCCTCGAAGGCCGGGCCCGGACCATCGATGTCGATGAGTTGCGGATTACCCGGTTTGCGGAGCAGAGCGGTGCGGTCGAAACCAACATCTTCTAG
- a CDS encoding aldehyde dehydrogenase yields the protein MTAIPRRDAVRRLLTDRGNLVVVTGLGASAYDVAAAGDSPLDFPLWGAMGGAAMVGLGLAIAQPSRPVLVVTGDGEMLMGVGSFATIGVEQPANLRVVVLDNERFGETGNQRTHTASGADLAGIARASGITDTRTITTLAEVDALRADLHRLAGPLVAVLKIGADPEPKALPPRDGPYLAHRMREALLGIAAALEA from the coding sequence ATGACCGCCATTCCCCGGCGCGACGCGGTCCGGCGCCTGCTCACGGACCGCGGCAATCTGGTGGTCGTCACCGGACTCGGGGCCTCGGCCTATGACGTGGCCGCCGCCGGGGATTCGCCGCTCGACTTTCCGTTGTGGGGCGCCATGGGTGGCGCCGCGATGGTGGGTCTCGGATTGGCGATCGCGCAGCCGTCCCGCCCGGTGCTGGTGGTGACGGGCGACGGTGAGATGCTGATGGGCGTCGGGAGTTTCGCCACGATCGGAGTGGAACAGCCGGCCAACCTTCGGGTCGTGGTGCTCGACAACGAGCGGTTCGGTGAAACCGGCAATCAACGAACCCACACTGCGTCCGGCGCCGACCTCGCCGGGATTGCCAGAGCTTCCGGGATTACCGACACTCGGACGATTACGACGCTCGCCGAGGTCGACGCCCTCCGCGCTGACCTGCACCGACTGGCCGGACCGCTGGTGGCCGTGCTCAAGATCGGCGCGGACCCGGAACCCAAGGCGTTGCCGCCCCGCGATGGTCCGTACCTGGCCCACCGGATGCGGGAAGCCCTGCTCGGGATCGCGGCCGCGTTGGAGGCGTGA
- a CDS encoding phosphonopyruvate decarboxylase, producing the protein MNDQIEWADEIHALFRTHRIGLVSVVPDAGHQRLIERCQADPAIRTVTLTTEEEGVALAAGAYLGGVRSVLLIQSSGVGNCINMLSLPQICQIPFVTIVTMRGEWGEFNPWQVPMGSSTPAVLAASGVTVFRADTGAEVAPTVDGAIQLAWQSRRRVAVLLSQRLLGAKRFTEASK; encoded by the coding sequence ATGAATGACCAGATTGAATGGGCGGACGAGATTCACGCCCTGTTTCGCACTCATCGGATTGGACTGGTGTCGGTCGTGCCGGACGCCGGGCATCAACGGCTGATCGAACGCTGCCAGGCCGATCCGGCCATCCGGACGGTGACGCTCACGACCGAAGAGGAAGGCGTGGCCCTGGCGGCCGGTGCGTATCTCGGCGGGGTTCGCTCGGTCCTGTTGATTCAGTCGAGCGGGGTGGGCAACTGCATCAACATGTTGTCGCTGCCCCAAATCTGCCAGATCCCGTTCGTGACCATCGTCACGATGCGGGGCGAGTGGGGCGAGTTCAATCCCTGGCAGGTGCCGATGGGATCGAGCACGCCGGCGGTGCTGGCGGCTAGCGGGGTCACGGTGTTCCGCGCCGATACCGGAGCCGAGGTCGCTCCGACGGTCGATGGGGCGATCCAACTGGCGTGGCAGAGCCGCCGCCGGGTCGCGGTACTGTTGTCGCAGCGGCTCCTTGGGGCCAAGCGGTTTACGGAGGCGTCCAAATGA
- a CDS encoding NAD-dependent succinate-semialdehyde dehydrogenase: MLDPIFFDRIRAAGTGAAATFEVRSPIDRRVVATVPDCGAAEARSALDQAATGFDRWKRTTAYERALVMKKWHALIVAHEPVLAELMTVEMGKPVTESVGEVRYGAGFVEWYAEEAKRIGGETIASQFAHKRLHAIKQPTGIVYAITPWNFPIATVTRKIAPALAAGCVVIVKPAEQTPLSALALAALWREAGGPPDAFQVLTALDPRPVSGVLLDDLRVRVLTFTGSTEVGVHLYEQSARTMKRLALELGGHAPFLIFEDAPLDAAVREVMACKFRNGGQTCVCTNRIYVQASIAPAFTARLAAAVAALKVGDPLDPATQIGPMVDQAGLAKIVEHLEDAARLGATVLTGGKALTGLYHQPTVLTGIQPAMKLMHEETFGPVAPVLTFTTEAEAIRLANDSPFGLAAYLWTADLRRAYQVAEALEFGIVGINDGVPSTAQAPFGGVKMSGIGREGGHWGIDEFLDIKYFSIGLHST, encoded by the coding sequence ATGCTCGATCCGATATTCTTCGACCGGATTCGGGCCGCCGGCACCGGGGCGGCCGCGACGTTCGAGGTCCGATCGCCGATTGACAGAAGGGTCGTAGCCACCGTGCCGGATTGCGGCGCGGCTGAAGCCCGCTCGGCACTCGATCAGGCCGCGACCGGGTTCGATCGATGGAAGCGAACCACCGCCTACGAGCGGGCCCTGGTGATGAAGAAGTGGCACGCGCTGATCGTGGCCCATGAGCCGGTGCTGGCCGAGTTGATGACCGTCGAAATGGGCAAGCCGGTGACCGAGTCGGTCGGGGAAGTCCGGTACGGTGCGGGGTTCGTCGAATGGTATGCCGAGGAAGCCAAGCGGATCGGCGGGGAAACCATCGCCAGCCAGTTTGCCCACAAGCGGCTTCACGCGATCAAGCAGCCGACCGGGATCGTCTATGCGATTACGCCATGGAATTTCCCGATTGCGACCGTCACCAGGAAGATCGCCCCGGCCTTGGCGGCGGGGTGCGTGGTGATCGTCAAGCCGGCCGAGCAGACGCCGCTGTCGGCGCTGGCACTCGCGGCGCTCTGGCGCGAGGCGGGCGGGCCGCCGGATGCGTTCCAAGTCCTCACGGCGCTCGATCCGCGGCCGGTGTCCGGGGTGCTGCTCGACGATCTCCGGGTTCGCGTCCTCACCTTCACCGGGTCGACCGAGGTCGGCGTTCATCTCTACGAGCAGTCGGCTCGGACCATGAAGCGCCTGGCTCTTGAGCTTGGAGGGCATGCGCCGTTCCTGATTTTTGAGGACGCCCCGCTCGATGCCGCGGTCCGGGAAGTGATGGCGTGTAAGTTCCGAAATGGGGGCCAGACCTGCGTCTGCACCAATCGGATTTACGTCCAGGCGTCGATCGCGCCGGCGTTTACCGCGCGGTTGGCCGCCGCCGTGGCTGCGCTCAAGGTCGGCGACCCGCTCGATCCGGCCACCCAGATCGGTCCGATGGTGGACCAGGCCGGCCTCGCCAAGATCGTCGAGCATCTCGAGGATGCCGCCCGACTCGGCGCCACCGTCCTGACCGGCGGCAAGGCCCTGACCGGCCTCTACCACCAGCCCACCGTGCTCACGGGCATTCAGCCCGCGATGAAGCTCATGCACGAAGAGACGTTCGGCCCGGTAGCGCCGGTGCTCACTTTCACGACCGAGGCCGAGGCGATTCGGCTGGCCAACGATTCGCCATTCGGGCTGGCGGCGTATCTCTGGACCGCAGATTTACGGCGGGCCTACCAGGTGGCGGAGGCGCTCGAGTTTGGGATCGTCGGCATCAACGATGGGGTGCCATCGACGGCGCAGGCGCCGTTTGGTGGGGTCAAAATGTCCGGGATTGGCCGCGAGGGCGGCCACTGGGGCATCGATGAGTTTCTCGACATCAAATACTTCTCGATCGGGCTCCACTCGACATGA
- a CDS encoding MaoC family dehydratase has protein sequence MSEARSYEDFQVGLVVRHAIGRTVTSTDNAWFTLLTNNSNPIHFDRHYAAQTEFGQPLVNSTFTLALVVGLTVSDISQNAVNLGWQDIRMPAPVFEGDTIYAQTEVLSTRDSGSRPTMGIVEIKTTGYKQDGTVVMTFRRTILVYKRGHAPVRPIPTIKE, from the coding sequence ATGAGTGAGGCTCGGTCCTACGAGGACTTCCAGGTCGGGTTGGTCGTTCGGCACGCCATTGGCCGGACCGTCACCAGTACCGACAATGCCTGGTTTACGCTCCTCACCAACAACAGCAACCCGATCCACTTCGACCGCCATTACGCGGCCCAGACCGAGTTCGGCCAGCCGCTCGTCAACTCGACGTTTACGTTGGCGCTGGTGGTGGGCCTCACGGTGTCCGACATCTCCCAGAACGCAGTCAATCTGGGTTGGCAGGATATTCGGATGCCGGCCCCGGTCTTCGAGGGTGACACGATTTACGCCCAGACCGAAGTGTTGAGCACTCGGGACTCGGGCTCCCGGCCCACCATGGGCATCGTTGAAATCAAGACCACCGGGTACAAACAGGACGGCACCGTAGTGATGACGTTCCGGCGCACCATTCTGGTGTACAAGCGGGGCCATGCTCCGGTTCGCCCGATCCCGACGATCAAGGAGTGA
- a CDS encoding CoA ester lyase produces the protein MTTPPDRLSRSMLYVPASRPDMIEKAARSGADAICIDLEDAVAPEQKEGSRAHVVRALTTLDFGARTRLVRINGLDTMYAYRDLVDVVESAGQSIDAVMLPKTRGPNDVKFVDTLLTQIEARSGIGHRIGIEAQIETAGGFLWLREIAASSERLESLIFGSGDYAASMRMPLASIGEADEDDAAYPGHRWHAVMHGIVAAARANGLRALDGPYADFKDTAGFERACRTARALGFDGKQCIHPAQIAAVNVAFSPLPAEVDWARSVVAAYDQATAGGRGAVAIGGRMIDAANIRMAMTTLRRADAIKALHPEATR, from the coding sequence ATGACGACACCGCCGGACCGGTTGTCCCGCAGCATGCTGTATGTCCCGGCCTCCCGACCGGACATGATCGAGAAGGCCGCCCGGAGCGGGGCCGACGCGATCTGTATCGACTTGGAAGATGCGGTAGCGCCGGAGCAAAAGGAGGGGAGCCGAGCCCACGTGGTCCGGGCCCTGACGACGCTCGACTTCGGGGCCCGAACCCGGCTGGTTCGGATCAACGGCCTCGACACGATGTATGCCTATCGCGATCTGGTCGACGTGGTCGAATCCGCCGGCCAATCGATCGATGCCGTGATGTTGCCGAAGACCCGCGGACCCAACGACGTCAAGTTCGTCGACACCCTGCTGACCCAGATCGAGGCCCGGTCCGGGATCGGCCACCGGATCGGGATCGAAGCTCAGATCGAAACCGCCGGCGGGTTCCTCTGGCTTCGGGAAATCGCCGCGAGTTCCGAGCGGCTCGAATCGCTGATCTTCGGATCCGGTGACTATGCCGCCTCGATGCGGATGCCGCTCGCGAGCATTGGCGAGGCCGACGAGGATGACGCCGCCTATCCCGGCCACCGATGGCACGCGGTGATGCACGGGATCGTGGCGGCCGCCCGGGCCAACGGGCTCCGGGCCCTCGACGGGCCGTATGCGGATTTCAAGGACACCGCTGGTTTCGAACGGGCCTGCCGGACGGCCCGGGCGCTCGGGTTCGACGGCAAGCAATGCATTCATCCCGCCCAGATCGCGGCGGTCAACGTCGCGTTCTCGCCGCTCCCGGCCGAGGTCGATTGGGCTCGCTCGGTGGTCGCGGCCTATGACCAGGCCACGGCCGGGGGCCGGGGGGCGGTGGCGATCGGCGGCAGGATGATCGACGCGGCCAACATCCGGATGGCGATGACGACCCTCCGCCGGGCCGACGCTATCAAGGCTCTGCACCCGGAGGCGACGCGATGA
- a CDS encoding acyl-CoA dehydrogenase gives MSEINPRAREYSDIREGVRAVCAPFDSAYWQQIERQSGYPEAFVQALTDAGWLAALIPEEFGGGGLTLTEASVILEEINRAGANSGACHAQMYVMGTVLRHGSLEQKQRYLPEIAAGRLRLQSFAVTEPTAGTDTTKIKTFAERRGDRYVVNGQKVWISRVQHSDLMLLLARTTPLERVTKRTEGLSVFLVDLKQGGNDGLTVRPIENMVNHETNELFFENFEIPADNLIGQEGQGFKYILDGMNAERILIAAECVGDGYWFIDRARTYATERIVFDRPIGQNQGVQFPIAQAYANVRAADLMRYEGARLFDAGEPCGAEANLAKLLAADASWQAANACLQTYGGFGFATEYDIERKFRETRLYQVAPISTNLILSFVGEHVLGMPRSF, from the coding sequence ATGAGCGAAATCAACCCGAGGGCCCGGGAGTACAGTGACATTCGTGAAGGGGTTCGCGCGGTCTGCGCGCCGTTCGACAGCGCCTACTGGCAGCAGATCGAGCGCCAGTCGGGATACCCCGAGGCCTTCGTGCAGGCCTTGACCGATGCCGGCTGGCTGGCCGCGCTCATTCCCGAGGAGTTCGGCGGCGGCGGGCTCACGTTGACCGAAGCGTCGGTCATCTTGGAGGAGATCAATCGGGCCGGTGCCAACTCCGGCGCCTGTCATGCCCAGATGTACGTGATGGGGACGGTGCTCCGCCACGGGTCGCTCGAGCAGAAACAGCGCTACCTCCCCGAGATCGCGGCGGGGCGACTTCGTCTCCAATCATTTGCCGTGACCGAACCGACGGCCGGAACCGACACCACCAAGATCAAGACCTTCGCCGAGCGCCGGGGCGATCGCTACGTCGTCAACGGCCAGAAGGTCTGGATTTCCCGGGTCCAGCATTCCGACTTGATGCTGTTGCTGGCCCGGACCACACCGCTGGAACGGGTGACCAAACGGACCGAGGGCCTGTCGGTGTTCTTGGTCGATCTCAAGCAAGGTGGGAACGACGGGCTCACCGTCCGCCCGATCGAGAACATGGTGAATCATGAGACCAACGAGCTGTTCTTCGAGAATTTTGAAATCCCGGCCGACAACCTGATCGGGCAAGAAGGGCAAGGGTTCAAATACATCCTCGACGGAATGAATGCCGAGCGGATTCTGATTGCCGCCGAGTGCGTGGGCGACGGGTACTGGTTCATCGACCGGGCCCGGACGTACGCTACCGAGCGGATCGTCTTCGACCGGCCGATCGGCCAAAATCAGGGCGTCCAGTTTCCGATCGCCCAAGCCTACGCCAACGTTCGGGCCGCGGATCTGATGCGGTACGAGGGGGCCCGCCTCTTTGATGCCGGGGAACCCTGCGGGGCCGAAGCCAATCTGGCCAAGTTGCTGGCCGCCGATGCCTCGTGGCAGGCCGCGAACGCCTGTCTCCAAACCTACGGCGGGTTCGGGTTTGCCACCGAGTATGACATCGAGCGGAAGTTCCGGGAAACCCGCCTCTACCAAGTGGCCCCGATTTCCACCAACTTGATCCTCTCGTTCGTGGGTGAGCACGTCCTCGGCATGCCCCGCTCGTTTTGA
- a CDS encoding MmgE/PrpD family protein has protein sequence MTAPDQPVSRRLAAFSSAARFEDLPPAALADTSRAVLDWLGSVLAGAKEPAARMTQRVVATLGRSDEATVFGAGRTAAATAALANGVASHILELDDVHKGSTLHAAAPVIPAALAVAEREHRSGRDFLLAVALGYEAALRVGEAVNPSHYRFWHPTGTAATFGAAVAAGSLLRLDEAAMLDALGSAGTQAAGLWEFNADGAMSKHLHPGKAAFNGVLSADLARQGFTGASRILEGARGFFRATSTDFDATRITDGLGTHWKVSENCFKLHSCCGHTHSAIDLALEYRTAADWAGVASVEVATYASGYEIVKEPNPKTPYQAKFSLAYCVAAALVEGRVGLGQFTPDRFAEPGVTDPRIRPLLDRILVSVDPGITARYPAEWGTRIRFTRKDGTGSEMSAAFPKGNPENPVTTEALEAKLRDLVSPRLGMAAAERAIAAVGALDGCVDMAGAFAGLDR, from the coding sequence ATGACGGCGCCCGATCAGCCCGTCAGCCGGCGGTTGGCGGCGTTCTCGTCGGCGGCCAGATTTGAGGATCTTCCCCCGGCCGCACTCGCCGATACCAGCCGAGCGGTGCTCGACTGGCTCGGGTCGGTGCTGGCGGGCGCCAAGGAGCCGGCCGCCCGGATGACGCAGCGGGTGGTGGCCACGCTCGGCCGTTCCGATGAAGCCACCGTGTTTGGTGCCGGCCGGACGGCGGCGGCCACCGCGGCGCTCGCCAACGGGGTGGCCTCCCATATTCTCGAGCTGGACGATGTCCACAAGGGCTCGACCCTTCACGCCGCGGCCCCGGTCATTCCCGCGGCCTTGGCCGTGGCGGAGCGAGAGCACCGGAGCGGGCGGGACTTCCTGCTGGCCGTTGCGTTAGGCTACGAGGCCGCCCTCCGGGTCGGGGAGGCGGTGAACCCCAGCCACTACCGCTTCTGGCACCCCACGGGCACCGCCGCCACGTTCGGGGCCGCGGTGGCCGCCGGGTCGCTGCTTCGGCTCGATGAGGCCGCGATGCTCGACGCTCTGGGAAGCGCCGGCACCCAGGCGGCCGGGCTCTGGGAGTTCAATGCCGACGGCGCGATGAGCAAACATCTCCACCCCGGCAAGGCCGCGTTCAACGGCGTCCTGTCCGCGGATCTCGCGCGCCAGGGGTTTACCGGCGCGAGCCGGATTCTCGAAGGCGCCCGGGGTTTCTTCCGGGCTACCAGCACTGATTTCGATGCGACGCGGATTACCGACGGCCTCGGGACCCACTGGAAAGTCAGCGAGAATTGCTTCAAGCTTCATTCGTGCTGCGGGCACACCCACTCCGCCATCGATCTGGCGCTCGAGTATCGCACCGCGGCCGACTGGGCCGGGGTGGCGTCGGTCGAGGTGGCCACGTATGCGTCTGGATACGAGATCGTGAAAGAACCGAACCCGAAGACGCCCTATCAGGCCAAGTTCAGCCTGGCCTACTGCGTCGCCGCCGCGCTCGTCGAAGGGCGGGTGGGGCTCGGTCAGTTTACTCCGGATCGGTTTGCCGAGCCTGGCGTGACTGACCCTCGCATCCGCCCCCTTCTCGACCGGATCCTCGTGTCGGTCGATCCCGGGATCACGGCTCGGTACCCAGCGGAGTGGGGCACTCGAATCCGGTTTACCCGGAAGGATGGTACCGGGTCTGAAATGTCGGCCGCCTTCCCGAAAGGCAACCCGGAAAACCCCGTGACGACGGAAGCGCTGGAGGCCAAGCTTCGGGATCTGGTCTCGCCCCGACTCGGCATGGCGGCTGCGGAGCGTGCCATCGCGGCAGTTGGGGCGCTTGACGGCTGCGTTGACATGGCCGGGGCGTTCGCCGGACTTGATCGATGA
- a CDS encoding alpha/beta hydrolase, with product MKICLAAGGLLVGLAAGPAVAQPLITVAPVTTHRLVSKAVGDSFEIRVLLPPMIPGETTRFPVVYMTDVHNGFIVDEDHLRLMVMNDTPRYIAVGIGYPGASSIMQATFIRSRDLTQVLVKDREGGGGMPVAGVLRPLVTSGGADKFLAFIRDELMPFIDARYSTDPADRGYWGDSLGGLFGSYVLFTKPDTFNRYIIGSPSLWWGGEDALKLAEAYGKTHSDLRANVFIGVGGLEEMGPAASSRMVTNVLRLETMLRAKKYPGLQLSTRIFPDESHISVVGMNLVRGLVSVFGPQSPESGLGAKYAAMVKPPPA from the coding sequence ATGAAGATTTGCCTCGCCGCCGGGGGACTGCTCGTGGGCCTCGCCGCCGGGCCGGCGGTTGCTCAGCCGCTCATCACCGTGGCGCCGGTCACGACCCATCGGCTGGTGTCGAAGGCCGTGGGTGATTCCTTTGAAATCCGGGTGCTGCTGCCCCCGATGATCCCCGGCGAGACGACTCGGTTCCCGGTCGTCTACATGACCGACGTCCACAACGGGTTCATCGTCGACGAGGACCACTTGCGGCTGATGGTGATGAACGACACGCCGCGGTACATTGCGGTCGGGATCGGGTATCCGGGGGCTTCGAGTATCATGCAAGCCACCTTCATCCGGTCCCGCGATCTGACTCAGGTACTGGTCAAGGACCGCGAGGGCGGGGGAGGCATGCCGGTGGCCGGGGTGCTCCGGCCCCTGGTCACCAGCGGAGGAGCGGACAAATTCCTCGCCTTCATCCGCGATGAACTGATGCCGTTCATCGACGCCCGCTATTCGACCGATCCCGCCGACCGGGGCTACTGGGGCGATTCGTTGGGGGGCCTGTTCGGATCCTACGTGCTGTTCACCAAGCCCGACACCTTCAACCGCTATATCATCGGGAGCCCGTCGCTCTGGTGGGGTGGGGAAGACGCCCTCAAGCTGGCCGAGGCGTACGGAAAGACCCACAGCGACCTCCGCGCCAACGTGTTCATCGGCGTCGGCGGTCTCGAAGAAATGGGGCCGGCCGCCTCGTCCCGGATGGTGACCAATGTTCTCCGCCTGGAAACCATGCTCCGAGCCAAGAAGTATCCCGGTCTGCAGTTATCGACCCGGATCTTCCCCGATGAGTCCCACATCTCGGTGGTCGGGATGAATCTGGTCCGCGGTCTGGTGTCGGTGTTCGGGCCCCAGTCGCCGGAGTCCGGGCTCGGGGCGAAGTACGCCGCCATGGTGAAGCCGCCTCCGGCATGA
- a CDS encoding PIN domain-containing protein codes for MAGIEARHLGDLLDADLVILPVPVRLELLAGSPRKAHRQLRDHLSAVPRAVPEKATWVRIDTWVTTAVEAGHRFGLADLLIAATAADHQATLWSLDSDFVRMERLGFVSLHAPGK; via the coding sequence TTGGCCGGCATCGAAGCCCGCCACCTCGGCGATTTGCTCGACGCCGACCTGGTGATCCTGCCGGTCCCGGTCCGGCTGGAACTGCTCGCCGGCTCGCCGCGCAAGGCTCACCGCCAATTGCGGGACCACCTGTCGGCCGTGCCCCGGGCGGTTCCCGAGAAAGCAACCTGGGTCCGGATCGACACCTGGGTCACCACCGCCGTCGAGGCCGGTCATCGGTTTGGCTTGGCCGACCTCCTGATCGCCGCCACCGCGGCCGATCACCAAGCCACACTCTGGTCTCTCGATTCCGATTTTGTCAGGATGGAACGACTGGGCTTCGTGTCCCTCCATGCCCCCGGGAAGTAG